From one Cucurbita pepo subsp. pepo cultivar mu-cu-16 chromosome LG17, ASM280686v2, whole genome shotgun sequence genomic stretch:
- the LOC111778399 gene encoding uncharacterized protein LOC111778399 has product MLSAKSESDITSLAPSSPSRSPKRPTYYVQSPSRCSNDGDKSSSMHTTPIYNNSPIESPSHPSFGRHSRNSSASRFSGIFRSSSGRKGSKKQSNDKGWPECNVIMEEGPYDDLEDKALSRRFQAIIALLSFITLFTLLCLIIWGASRPFKAQISVKSLAVHNFYVGEGSDSTGVPTKLLTLNSTLRLSVYNPATIFGIHVTSTPIDLIYSEIVVASGQLRKYYQPRNSHRTVSVNLEGIKVPMYGAASTLSLPSTSGPVPMTLVFKIRSRGNVVGKLVRTTHIKQISCPVGIDSTSTKAIVFKKNSCTYE; this is encoded by the exons ATGCTATCGGCAAAATCTGAGTCTGATATTACCAGTTTGGCGCCATCGTCGCCTTCAAGGTCACCAAAGCGACCTACATACTATGTGCAGAGCCCTTCAAGGTGTTCTAATGATGGGGATAAATCTTCATCAATGCACACTACTCCAATCTATAACAATAGTCCAATAGAGTCACCTTCACACCCATCGTTCGGCCGTCATTCAAGAAACTCATCTGCGAGCCGATTTTCCGGTATTTTCCGGTCATCTTCAGGCAGAAAAGGGAGCAAGAAACAGAGCAATGACAAGGGGTGGCCTGAGTGTAATGTGATTATGGAAGAAGGGCCCTATGATGACCTTGAGGACAAGGCTCTCTCACGACGCTTTCAGGCAATAATTGCTCTTCTGAGTTTCATTACTTTGTTCACTCTTTTATGCTTGATCATTTGGGGCGCCAGCAGGCCTTTCAAGGCACAGATTTCTGTCAAG AGCTTGGCTGTGCATAATTTCTATGTTGGGGAAGGTTCAGATTCCACTGGGGTTCCTACCAAGTTACTGACATTGAATAGCACATTGAGGTTAAGCGTATACAACCCTGCAACAATATTTGGCATTCATGTTACCTCCACACCAATTGATCTAATTTATTCAGAGATTGTTGTGGCATCTGGTCAG TTGAGGAAATATTACCAACCAAGAAACAGTCACCGGACAGTATCTGTCAATTTGGAAGGAATCAAGGTTCCCATGTATGGAGCTGCATCAACTTTGTCTCTTCCCTCAACAAGTGGTCCGGTTCCAATGACGTTGGTGTTCAAAATTCGATCCCGAGGAAACGTTGTTGGGAAGCTAGTGAGAACAACGCATATAAAGCAAATCTCTTGTCCAGTAGGCATTGATTCTACCAGCACCAAAGCCATCGTGTTCAAGAAGAATTCATGCACATATGAGTGA